A single Nomia melanderi isolate GNS246 chromosome 13, iyNomMela1, whole genome shotgun sequence DNA region contains:
- the LOC116431367 gene encoding calmodulin-like protein 4, giving the protein MARYFREEDIDEFRECFYLFARNGHIRTLDELTIIMRSLGLSPTIAELNKYLKDKGGKMSFADFLEVMHLQTRAEDLPKEVIQAFQAADKSRNGTIPARQLAHMLLHWGEQLSNKEVEQIFREANVSPNGHVKYEDFVKIACAPVPDYY; this is encoded by the exons atg gCTCGTTATTTTCGGGAAGAAGATATAGATG AGTTCAGAGAATGCTTTTACTTGTTCGCGAGAAATGGTCATATACGCACCCTGGACGAGCTCACGATCATTATGAGATCATTGGGATTGAGCCCTACTATAgcggaattaaataaatatttaaaggacAAAG GTGGAAAGATGTCATTTGCCGACTTCTTAGAAGTAATGCATCTACAGACAAGGGCAGAGGATCTTCCTAAAGAAGTGATACAAGCCTTCCAAGCTGCGGACAAGTCTAGAAACGGCACTATACCTGCTCGGCAATTAGCCCACATGTTGCTTCATTGGGGTGAACAATTGAGTAATAAAGAAG TGGAACAAATCTTTCGAGAAGCAAATGTTTCCCCAAATGGACACGTTAAATACGAAGACTTTGTGAAAATAGCCTGTGCTCCAGTACCTGACTACTACTAG
- the LOC116431500 gene encoding neuronal acetylcholine receptor subunit alpha-10 isoform X2 — translation MSPLALFLHYGVFAITFGSGLGDEHEYRLTKHLLDGYDAGVRPAKNSSQPLGVVFGLSLHHIIDVDEKNQILTTNCWVTQVWTDHHLKWNASEFAGIRVIRVPYNRVWRPDTILYNNADPQYSSAVINTNVIVSHTGEVVWLSHGIFRSSCDIDVEFFPFDEQRCVLKWASWTYDGYQLELERQSEQGDVSNYQANGEFDLVDFSARRNVEYYSCCPEPYPDITYEIRLRRRPMFYVFNLILPCILINGVALLVFYVPSESGEKVTLGISALLSMTVFLMTIRETLPPTEKTPLISLYYGVSICLVSFASGLAVVTLNLHHRGVRGTRVPAIVRSLVLDKLARVVFLNFQEEKRSEQVEPPRRKNNCPLHCKPEVSQSQSSPKFVTRREDSNGSSPSLDLGKDGDLEAQWSRALGRVHATIEKNERRLTEQDRRERTELDWKQVALVSDRALLCVFFLTTIVSTTVILCGSPPTTNIAKEG, via the exons GTCTGGGCGATGAACACGAGTACAGACTGACAAAGCATCTCCTCGATGGATACGACGCCGGAGTACGTCCAGCTAAGAATTCTTCCCAGCCGCTCGGAGTTGTATTCGGCCTCTCCCTTCATCACATAATCGACGTC GACGAGAAGAACCAGATACTGACGACGAACTGTTGGGTCACGCAGGTCTGGACCGACCATCATTTGAAATGGAACGCCTCGGAATTCGCCGGGATCCGAGTGATCCGAGTCCCCTACAATCGTGTTTGGAGGCCAGACACGATTCTGTACAACAA CGCAGATCCGCAGTACAGCTCGGCGGTCATCAATACGAACGTGATCGTCAGCCACACCGGCGAAGTGGTGTGGCTCAGCCACGGGATCTTCCGCAGCAGCTGCGACATCGACGTCGAGTTCTTCCCCTTCGACGAGCAACGCTGCGTCCTGAAGTGGGCCTCTTGGACGTACGATGGTTACCAA CTCGAGCTGGAGAGACAAAGCGAGCAGGGGGATGTGAGCAATTACCAGGCGAACGGCGAGTTTGACCTGGTCGACTTCTCGGCGAGAAGAAACGTGGAATATTACTCGTGCTGTCCGGAACCCTACCCGGACATCACCTACGAGATCCGGCTGAGGCGACGCCCGATGTTCTACGTGTTTAATTTGATCCTGCCCTGCATACTCATCAACGGAGTCG CGCTGTTGGTATTCTACGTGCCGTCGGAATCGGGGGAGAAAGTCACCCTCGGGATTTCGGCGCTCCTCTCTATGACCGTCTTCCTGATGACCATCCGCGAGACGCTGCCGCCTACGGAGAAGACACCGTTGATAA GTCTTTACTATGGCGTCAGTATATGCCTGGTGTCCTTTGCGTCCGGATTAGCAGTGGTCACCTTGAACCTTCATCACCGTGGGGTCAGGGGAACCAGGGTGCCGGCTATAGTCAGGTCGTTGGTCCTCGACAAGCTTGCCAGGGTAGTGTTCCTCAACTTCCAAGAGGAGAAGAGATCG GAGCAAGTCGAGCCACCTAGGAGAAAGAACAACTGCCCGTTACACTGCAAGCCGGAAGTGTCCCAGTCGCAGTCGTCCCCAAAGTTTGTGACCAGAAGAGAGGACAGCAACGGTAGTAGTCCTAGCTTAG ATCTTGGGAAGGATGGGGATCTGGAGGCGCAATGGTCCCGAGCCCTAGGGCGAGTGCACGCGACCATCGAGAAGAACGAAAGACGCCTCACCGAGCAGGACCGGCGCGAGAGGACGGAATTGGATTGGAAGCAGGTAGCTCTGGTCAGCGATCGGGCGTTGCTCTGTGTTTTTTTCTTGACGACGATCGTCAGCACCACTGTCATCCTCTGCGGCTCGCCACCGACCACGAACATTGCCAAGGAGGGCTGA
- the LOC116431500 gene encoding neuronal acetylcholine receptor subunit alpha-10 isoform X1 produces the protein MSPLALFLHYGVFAITFGSGLGDEHEYRLTKHLLDGYDAGVRPAKNSSQPLGVVFGLSLHHIIDVDEKNQILTTNCWVTQVWTDHHLKWNASEFAGIRVIRVPYNRVWRPDTILYNNADPQYSSAVINTNVIVSHTGEVVWLSHGIFRSSCDIDVEFFPFDEQRCVLKWASWTYDGYQLELERQSEQGDVSNYQANGEFDLVDFSARRNVEYYSCCPEPYPDITYEIRLRRRPMFYVFNLILPCILINGVALLVFYVPSESGEKVTLGISALLSMTVFLMTIRETLPPTEKTPLISLYYGVSICLVSFASGLAVVTLNLHHRGVRGTRVPAIVRSLVLDKLARVVFLNFQEEKRSEQVEPPRRKNNCPLHCKPEVSQSQSSPKFVTRREDSNGSSPSLALNPGVDLGKDGDLEAQWSRALGRVHATIEKNERRLTEQDRRERTELDWKQVALVSDRALLCVFFLTTIVSTTVILCGSPPTTNIAKEG, from the exons GTCTGGGCGATGAACACGAGTACAGACTGACAAAGCATCTCCTCGATGGATACGACGCCGGAGTACGTCCAGCTAAGAATTCTTCCCAGCCGCTCGGAGTTGTATTCGGCCTCTCCCTTCATCACATAATCGACGTC GACGAGAAGAACCAGATACTGACGACGAACTGTTGGGTCACGCAGGTCTGGACCGACCATCATTTGAAATGGAACGCCTCGGAATTCGCCGGGATCCGAGTGATCCGAGTCCCCTACAATCGTGTTTGGAGGCCAGACACGATTCTGTACAACAA CGCAGATCCGCAGTACAGCTCGGCGGTCATCAATACGAACGTGATCGTCAGCCACACCGGCGAAGTGGTGTGGCTCAGCCACGGGATCTTCCGCAGCAGCTGCGACATCGACGTCGAGTTCTTCCCCTTCGACGAGCAACGCTGCGTCCTGAAGTGGGCCTCTTGGACGTACGATGGTTACCAA CTCGAGCTGGAGAGACAAAGCGAGCAGGGGGATGTGAGCAATTACCAGGCGAACGGCGAGTTTGACCTGGTCGACTTCTCGGCGAGAAGAAACGTGGAATATTACTCGTGCTGTCCGGAACCCTACCCGGACATCACCTACGAGATCCGGCTGAGGCGACGCCCGATGTTCTACGTGTTTAATTTGATCCTGCCCTGCATACTCATCAACGGAGTCG CGCTGTTGGTATTCTACGTGCCGTCGGAATCGGGGGAGAAAGTCACCCTCGGGATTTCGGCGCTCCTCTCTATGACCGTCTTCCTGATGACCATCCGCGAGACGCTGCCGCCTACGGAGAAGACACCGTTGATAA GTCTTTACTATGGCGTCAGTATATGCCTGGTGTCCTTTGCGTCCGGATTAGCAGTGGTCACCTTGAACCTTCATCACCGTGGGGTCAGGGGAACCAGGGTGCCGGCTATAGTCAGGTCGTTGGTCCTCGACAAGCTTGCCAGGGTAGTGTTCCTCAACTTCCAAGAGGAGAAGAGATCG GAGCAAGTCGAGCCACCTAGGAGAAAGAACAACTGCCCGTTACACTGCAAGCCGGAAGTGTCCCAGTCGCAGTCGTCCCCAAAGTTTGTGACCAGAAGAGAGGACAGCAACGGTAGTAGTCCTAGCTTAG CGTTGAATCCTGGTGTAGATCTTGGGAAGGATGGGGATCTGGAGGCGCAATGGTCCCGAGCCCTAGGGCGAGTGCACGCGACCATCGAGAAGAACGAAAGACGCCTCACCGAGCAGGACCGGCGCGAGAGGACGGAATTGGATTGGAAGCAGGTAGCTCTGGTCAGCGATCGGGCGTTGCTCTGTGTTTTTTTCTTGACGACGATCGTCAGCACCACTGTCATCCTCTGCGGCTCGCCACCGACCACGAACATTGCCAAGGAGGGCTGA